DNA from Chitinispirillum alkaliphilum:
TTGATGAGCGCAGAAGTTAGAAAATTTGCACAAAAAGTCAAAGAAAAAGCAGATATCCCGATTCATTTCACAGATGAAAGTTTCTCCTCTCACAGAGCTGCACAGCTCCTCTCCTATCGCAAAAAGAAGGACCGGAGTAACAAAGCTTTGGTTGATCAGATTGCAGCCTGCCTGATACTGGAGAGGTATCGGGAGGAACAGTAGTAATGAGATCAATTAAAAAATTTTTTCCCATCATTGCAGCTTCTTTTCTTTGCCTGAAGGCTGTGTGCCCCACTTTTGAGCCCCCACCACCAGACACGCTGCCTGCCCCGGCTTTCACACATACTAATCCACCTGTAAGTGAGCTGAAATTAAGGCATGGCTACGGAGAAGCCGCCCATCTTCAATGGATGCCTCCCCAAAGCGACTCTTTGTCTGTGAGCAGGTACACCTTACAGAGAAAAACCACTGAAGATTCGCTCTATAGCATTCTTGCCCATTCAATCCCGGGACATATTACCGAATATTATGATGACCTCACAATGTTCAATTTCCCGTTCACCGGTTATGATTCCCTGTTCTATCGTATTATTGCTTTCGATTCACTCGGACGG
Protein-coding regions in this window:
- a CDS encoding Holliday junction resolvase-like protein, with protein sequence MKLMGIDYGRRRVGLAITAEDGTCIRSLGIIDRKKVSDPVSELLRIITAEQPELLVFGLPLDVEDRETLMSAEVRKFAQKVKEKADIPIHFTDESFSSHRAAQLLSYRKKKDRSNKALVDQIAACLILERYREEQ